One window of Lytechinus variegatus isolate NC3 chromosome 2, Lvar_3.0, whole genome shotgun sequence genomic DNA carries:
- the LOC121406989 gene encoding protein bowel-like codes for MRHRVASDFECFDCGARFSHERSLHQHIDESHRCQRLYTCDICEKGYSRRDNLRAHMVNHERRPKVRSEVHMSDKGRRECEGCRTTREHEKTTTRICKIQVDVCEKGYSRRDNLRAHMVNHERRPKVRSEVHMSDKGRRECEGCRTTREHEEKTTTRICSEVQEPTIAEAEIQVDVSPGTMEAVDSWKMGPGLSGKPLSLLRQQVKDEQSEDSENEQEEGMDLPEKVKLGKPIVGPSYTKINHVHEGDVGPAMSVEDLERGLVGNLKTITEKTTRRVFRNGELVSEDEVTKEFTVDMMVGTTKAETD; via the exons ATGAGGCACCGGGTGGCATCTGACTTTGAATGCTTCGACTGTGGAGCGAGGTTCTCACATGAAAGGAGTCTCCACCAACACATCGATGAGAGTCATCGATGTCAAAGGCTGTATACTTGTGACATTTGTGAGAAGGGGTATTCCCGCAGAGACAACCTTAGGGCCCACATGGTGAACCATGAGAGACGTCCAAAGGTGAGGTCAGAAGTCCACATGAGCGACAAAGGAAGGAGAGAATGTGAAGGATGTCGGACAACTCGAGAACATGAGAAGACAACAACTCGGATCTGTA AGATTCAAGTTGACGTCTGTGAGAAGGGGTATTCCCGCAGAGACAACCTTAGGGCCCACATGGTGAACCATGAGAGACGTCCAAAGGTGAGGTCAGAAGTCCACATGAGCGACAAAGGAAGGAGAGAATGTGAAGGATGTCGGACAACTCGAGAACATGAGGAGAAGACAACAACTCGGATCTGTAGTGAGGTACAAGAGCCAACCATTGCTGAGGCAGAGATTCAAGTTGACGTCTCTCCTGGCACTATGGAAGCGGTAGATTCTTGGAAAATGGGCCCAGGACTCAGTGGGAAACCACTTAGCCTCCTGCGTCAACAGGTGAAGGATGAGCAGTCTGAGGATTCTGAAAATGAACAGGAGGAGGGCATGGACTTGCCTGAGAAAGTGAAGTTAGGAAAACCTATCG TCGGTCCCTCATACACCAAGATTAATCATGTACATGAGGGGGATGTGGGTCCGGCTATGTCGGTAGAGGATTTGGAGCGTGGATTAGTTGGGAACCTAAAAACTATCACCGAAAAAACCACGCGCCGAGTGTTCCGAAATGGAGAATTAGTATCGGAGGACGAAGTCACAAAGGAGTTTACGGTTGATATGATGGTGGGAACAACCAAGGCCGAAACAGATTGA